The Lancefieldella sp. Marseille-Q7238 genomic interval ACAGTGCCGTGTACCGAGAGACTTAACAGACAGCTGACAAAAAAGACCAGCAGCTTTGTACGCGGATCAAATCGAACGATCGCTTCTGAGTCATCGCCGTAAAGTTCAAAGTCCACTTAGATAATCCCGGCTTTGTCAAAATGCTTTTTTACGAGCTTGCTTGCGATGAGCGCGCCAATAGCTCCACCGGTAAGCGCAAGAGCGATGGTGAACACAAAGAAGCCAGGCCCAAAAAGACTGGCGTATACTTGCGCGCGAGCTTCACCGTAATAGCTCTTTGTGACTTCAAGAGAATCCTGAAGATTAAAGACAAAGCTCAAAAACGGTGCGGCCATAGTGAGGTTAAAGAATACGTACGAGAGCATGTACATTTTTTTCGAGGTGTATTTTCCGAGATAGATGATAAGTTCAGCGAGGAGTGAGGCACCGATGACTACTGCCAGTGAATACCACGTTAGGTGCCCGGTTGCCAGAAGAAAAAGAATTCCTAGGATAAGTGCAGCACCAAATTTGCGAATCTTCATGACATAGAGCATATAGACTGTGCCGGCGACGGCGCCAACGGTGAGTGGTGCTATAAAGTACAGAATGGGAAGAATCATACCGGAACCCATGACAACTATGAGCATAACCATGATGTAGAGAGCGCAGAATGCACCTGCATAGATGAGATCTTTTGTATTGAGCTTTTTACTGCTTTTACCGGCGCTCTGAACATGAACCTTATTTTCCACGACAGCTCCTTTTTTGCTGTAAACACCTACCCTGCACTTTGCTGAGTAAGAGTTTACATTAGCTAACTAATATAATTAAACAATAGATATTCAACGGAGACCTGTCAACGTTCAAAATGCAGCCTATTGTCATGTCGCATAGTTGTATAGTTGTTTCTGCCGACGACCTTATATCTGGTAACCTCAGTACGATATCTTTTATTGCAAGATGAAGGAGCAATTAGATGCATCGTCTTGGAATCTCAGTTTATCCTGAGCACTCAACTCCTGAAGCTGATGAAGCGTATATGAAGCTTGCTGCCGAGTATGGTTTCTCGCGTATTTTTACCTGTCTGCTCTCAGTCAAAAAAACGCGTGAAGAAACGCTCGAAGAATTTAGCGCATTTATGAGAAAAGCGCATGAATATGGATTTAAGGTTGCCGTTGATACCAATCCTCTTGTCTTTGAGCATCTTGGGGCCTCAGCAATGGAGATAAAACCCTTTGCTGATATGGGTGTAGATATCATCCGACTCGACGGACATTTGGGAGATAGAGAGGACATTGCCCTGACTCGAAATCCGTATGGAATATCAATTGAGTTCAACGCAAGTTCCACGCTTGCTTTGGACGTTCTTATCGAGCGCGGTGCTTCTCGTCACAATATGTGCGTATGCCATAATTTCTATCCTGAGAGATATACTGGCCTCAGTGAGCAACGCTTCATCGAATTCTCAAAGCGATATTTTGATTTGGGACTTCCGTCTGCAGCCTTTGTTTCAAGTAGACACACAGAGACGTTTGGACCATGGCCTGTCTATAACGGTCTTCCTACCTGTGAAGCTGATCGCATCCGTCCCATTGACCTGCAGGCCCGTCACCTCATAGCTACCGGGATGATCGACGACGTAATCATCGGTAACTGTTTTGCTTCTCTTGAAGAGATTAAAGCGCTCGCTGCAATGGACGTTACAAAAACGACGTTTCATATCAAATTCAATGAAGGCACAACAGATGTCGAAAAGAATCTCCTCTGGCAGTTTGTCCATGTGACACGCGACGATGCATCGGAGTATTTTCTCCGCTCATCGGTTCCCAGAATGTATGGATATTCCACTCCCATTCCGCCGCGTCAGATAAGAGGTGGTATTCACAGGGGAGATGTTCTTGTCGTTAACAGTAACCTCGAACATTATCTTGGCGAGATCGAAGTTGCCTTGCGAGACTTTGAAGATGACGGCACGCGTAACATTGTGGCCCGGATACCTTTGGAAGAGCAATTCCTTCTCGATTACGTTAAGCCCGAATATCCGTTCGGATTTATTCGAGAATAACTTTGTTCGGAAAGATGCGCTGTTTGAGCTTCTTAGAGATAATCGGTGTTTCTTTATGTGCATGCGTATTTTGCGAACCTACGTTAGGGGCGTTTAAGCTAAAATAACAAGCAGACTAGGCGTTACAGTCACAAGGATAGGTTCTGTCAACAGGAGAAAAAGCGATGGCTGCTCTGAAAAACGTGCAGCAGAAGCATGGCTATGAAGCTCATCATGTTCGAAATATCATTTTGAGCATAGGCTGTGTTGCGCTTCTGTGCATGTTATTTATTCTGGGTTTGTCCGTGGGACGTATGAGCATTGCCCCGGGAGACGTAGCAGGCATTTTGTCTCAGAAGTTTTTTGGAACCGGGGGCTCATGGTCTCAGGCAGCAACTAATGTAGTTATAGATATTCGGCTTCCACGCGTGGTTGCTGCGCTTTTAGTGGGAGCGGCGCTTTCTATTTCCGGTGCGTCATATCAGGGACTTTTTAAGAACCCCATGGTATCACCTGATATTCTTGGCGCCAGTGCGGGAGCTTCATTTGGTGCGGCGCTGGCGCTGCTTTTCGATGGTTCAAATAGGGTGGTGCAACTTTGCGCCTTTGGTATGGGATTTATCGCGGTGATGTTGACCTACCTGAGCGCGCGTCGCATTGGACGGGGTTCCAATCAGATTTTGCTGCTTGTGCTCTGTGGTCTCATCGTAGGTACTCTTTTTCAGGCCTTTGTTTCCGTTATCAAGTACACTGCCGATCCCATGTCAAAGCTGCCGGAAATTACCTATTGGCTGATGGGCAGCATCGCCAAAGTGATATGGAATGACCTTGCAATCTATATGATTCCCTTTGTGGTGGGCGTGCTGCCAATTCTGGCGTTGCGCTGGAGACTCAATATCTTGTCCTTCGGCGATACGGAAGCCGAGTCCCTTGGCATCAATGTCAGCCTTATGCGCGGTATCTATATTTTCTGCGCGACGCTTCTAACTTCGGCAGTCGTTTCGATTGCAGGAGTTGTGGGCTGGGTTGGTCTTATCATTCCTCATCTCGTCCGCTTTATCTTTGGTCCTGATAACCGTGTGGTGCTTCCACTGTCGTTAGTTGTTGGGGCTGCTTTTATGATTCTTGTGGATATGGCGTGTCGTACGCTTTTGGCTTCTGAAATTCCCTTAGGCATTCTGACGTCTATCATCGGTGCCCCATTCTTCTTTGCAATCCTCCTTCAGACGCAAAGGGGGCAACGCTGATGAGCGAGAAGAACGTGTTGTTGCAAGCAACCAATATCACCTGCGGATACGATGGCAAATCTATACTTGAGGCGGTAAATCTTGATGTTTCCGCAGGAGATATTACATGTTTGCTGGGACCGAACGGTGTCGGGAAGACCACACTGTTCAAAGCGCTTCTTGGTTTTTTGCCCCTGATGAGCGGAAAAGTCGAAATTGCCGGCCGCAATCGAGTGGAACTAAATCGCCGCAAGCAGGCAAAGCTTCTCGCGTATGTCCCGCAGATTCATGTGCCGCCGTTTTCGTTTTCTGTGCTTGATGTGGTGTTGACGGGTCGAGCGCCTCATTTGGGCGTATTTGCGT includes:
- a CDS encoding MptD family putative ECF transporter S component — protein: MENKVHVQSAGKSSKKLNTKDLIYAGAFCALYIMVMLIVVMGSGMILPILYFIAPLTVGAVAGTVYMLYVMKIRKFGAALILGILFLLATGHLTWYSLAVVIGASLLAELIIYLGKYTSKKMYMLSYVFFNLTMAAPFLSFVFNLQDSLEVTKSYYGEARAQVYASLFGPGFFVFTIALALTGGAIGALIASKLVKKHFDKAGII
- a CDS encoding MupG family TIM beta-alpha barrel fold protein, which codes for MHRLGISVYPEHSTPEADEAYMKLAAEYGFSRIFTCLLSVKKTREETLEEFSAFMRKAHEYGFKVAVDTNPLVFEHLGASAMEIKPFADMGVDIIRLDGHLGDREDIALTRNPYGISIEFNASSTLALDVLIERGASRHNMCVCHNFYPERYTGLSEQRFIEFSKRYFDLGLPSAAFVSSRHTETFGPWPVYNGLPTCEADRIRPIDLQARHLIATGMIDDVIIGNCFASLEEIKALAAMDVTKTTFHIKFNEGTTDVEKNLLWQFVHVTRDDASEYFLRSSVPRMYGYSTPIPPRQIRGGIHRGDVLVVNSNLEHYLGEIEVALRDFEDDGTRNIVARIPLEEQFLLDYVKPEYPFGFIRE
- a CDS encoding iron ABC transporter permease — its product is MAALKNVQQKHGYEAHHVRNIILSIGCVALLCMLFILGLSVGRMSIAPGDVAGILSQKFFGTGGSWSQAATNVVIDIRLPRVVAALLVGAALSISGASYQGLFKNPMVSPDILGASAGASFGAALALLFDGSNRVVQLCAFGMGFIAVMLTYLSARRIGRGSNQILLLVLCGLIVGTLFQAFVSVIKYTADPMSKLPEITYWLMGSIAKVIWNDLAIYMIPFVVGVLPILALRWRLNILSFGDTEAESLGINVSLMRGIYIFCATLLTSAVVSIAGVVGWVGLIIPHLVRFIFGPDNRVVLPLSLVVGAAFMILVDMACRTLLASEIPLGILTSIIGAPFFFAILLQTQRGQR